CTAATCTATTTAGCTATTTATTTGTTTTTATTTCAGTTATTTTCTTTACATCAAAAATGGCTCAGGATACTGAGATAATTGCAATATTAAGTAGTGGGGTTAGCTTTAAAAGATTTATGAGGCCTTATCTAATTTCAGCAGGTGTAATTACAATACTTTCTTTAGGTCTAGCAAATTTTGTTATTCCACATGCTACCAAAAAGAAACTGGAATTTGAATATAAGTATATCCGAAATGCTTTCAGAAATGATCAGGACCATATACACAAACAAATTGAGCCTGGAATATTTGTTTACCTTGAAAGCTATTCGGTTGAAACAGATATGGCATATAAGTTTTCTATAGAAAAGTTTGAAAACGGAAAA
This region of Bacteroidia bacterium genomic DNA includes:
- a CDS encoding LptF/LptG family permease, whose translation is MRIPGLKRLDVYIIKKFLGTFFYSIILIISIAIIFDFAERMDDFIDGKAPFKSIIFDYYLNFIPYFTNLFSYLFVFISVIFFTSKMAQDTEIIAILSSGVSFKRFMRPYLISAGVITILSLGLANFVIPHATKKKLEFEYKYIRNAFRNDQDHIHKQIEPGIFVYLESYSVETDMAYKFSIEKFENGK